From one Culex quinquefasciatus strain JHB chromosome 3, VPISU_Cqui_1.0_pri_paternal, whole genome shotgun sequence genomic stretch:
- the LOC6034035 gene encoding LOW QUALITY PROTEIN: mucin-5AC (The sequence of the model RefSeq protein was modified relative to this genomic sequence to represent the inferred CDS: inserted 1 base in 1 codon), with amino-acid sequence MASNGGTLHGVTQAQQSLSGHHSCSHCGLYFESSSSLQVHMHYHHETMNRWGPTSTGSVPSSTTSSTPTSDSENNNQPSLKPHIKPSSPHQTIAAAADSSDNQPATPQPPTLPEPGTPQSFTGGASPYQQPAALIAPPEMHYPTYIHGYDPYYHPTSIDYGNPLAPPHPLSSHSQPEYKTVPSARYHPYNNNHLSNGNHHHVSVINPNNGTTNGAIPLHNAGLSPQVVSSSSSTQNPTTQAATTVASSTTTSSPQHSGSHIPPTPSPTPIQCEKCGLVCDTDEALNEHDATVHQSQSQPPQQQQPPSQQSSESNSMNRSEEPDMQSGYPYGNNPPPFVKEEPPASDILDLDSQKMVYPPEPVLPPMNSLHPLQSMQRHPMMWPHDPHSFMPPHPPHDLKAAYYHPQIKSEYSTTPSIKGDYPQHAAMHVKSEYGPIVAPAPIKNDYNIAPTLPPAVPQPNQSVKPFTEDISENNQLATSPSDFPSTTTPQESGSQFRNFEPPSSSLPNNALPSKGTAWKSNEARRPKTYNCTACNKWFTSSGHLKRHYNTTLHKNAVKSSGQPDPATLPISVHHHPGRDPNYANKGRRGTTAQIQQPIQQPVPPPDPPRSPDYGSQYNAPGFSTASVHQVGPNQGFHQYTSNLQTTSSTVPPNGVAGPSVRASPPRGLQIFSNSSMQTLQQQEQMEQMPIITTTTTSIPSPLHSQPIISTTEQYHHTTSPLTINTSIPSFQTILPEAPSYHHIIGNQSISSDANDVLSNDQYFPINGYDGEETTSDVTGTVAPISSGFPRYPGGAEMYQGDTAPPFSPNVPEHYQQTSSHYNDLRTTPTPQLAATAPLLSPPPNSPRVSSTGATGPSELHRCEECDKVFNKACYLTQHNKTFHSGDKPFKCQRCGKRFSCDQEQAEHLAKHGGXKPFKCELCPKQFNHKTDLRRHMCLHNGSKPYACTQCGKGFIRKDHMLKHCETHRKRTNSSAAKKAAIGKFGMHANSKIAAIVGDE; translated from the exons ATGGCCAGTAATGGGGGAACTCTACATGGGGTTACCCAGGCACAGCAAAGTCTAAGTGGGCACCATAGTTGCTCCCACTGTGGACTTTATTTCGAGAGTTCGTCGTCACTGCAAGTGCATATGCACTATCACCATGAAACCATGAACCGTTGGGGTCCAACTTCGACGGGAAGTGTACCCAGCTCGACGACATCGTCTACGCCAACTTCCGACTCGGAAAACAACAACCAACCATCATTGAAGCCGCACATCAAGCCATCATCGCCGCATCAAACGATTGCGGCCGCGGCTGATTCGAGTGATAATCAACCAGCGACACCCCAGCCACCAACGCTCCCAGAACCAGGTACGCCACAAAGTTTTACTGGCGGAGCATCACCATATCAGCAACCAGCGGCACTCATTGCTCCCCCAGAAATGCATTACCCTACCTATATTCACGGGTACGATCCGTACTATCATCCGACAAGCATCGACTACGGCAATCCACTTGCTCCACCACATCCTCTCAGCAGTCATTCACAACCAGAGTACAAAACAGTGCCTTCAGCCAGATACCATCCCTATAACAACAACCATCTCAGCAACGGAAATCATCACCACGTATCAGTAATCAATCCAAACAATGGTACAACAAACGGTGCAATCCCACTTCACAATGCTGGTTTGAGCCCACAAGTGGTAAGCTCTTCCAGCAGTACTCAAAATCCGACAACACAAGCAGCGACAACGGTAGCATCGTCAACCACTACATCATCGCCCCAACATAGTGGATCTCACATTCCTCCCACGCCATCTCCCACCCCAATTCAGTGCGAAAAATGTGGATTGGTGTGCGATACAGACGAAGCATTAAACGAGCACGACGCGACGGTACACCAGTCTCAGTCTCAGCCgccgcaacaacaacaaccaccgTCGCAACAATCTTCTGAGAGTAACAGCATGAACAGAAGCGAGGAACCAGACATGCAAAGTGGCTATCCTTACGGCAATAATCCACCGCCATTTGTGAAGGAGGAACCTCCGGCATCCGATATTTTGGATCTCGATTCCCAGAAAATGGTGTACCCGCCGGAACCTGTGTTGCCACCAATGAACTCGTTGCATCCATTGCAGTCGATGCAGCGTCATCCTATGATGTGGCCACACGATCCGCATAGCTTCATGCCACCACATCCACCACATGATCTGAAGGCAGCTTATTACCACCCTCAAATAAAATCCGAATACTCTACCACTCCATCGATCAAGGGAGACTACCCGCAACATGCGGCGATGCACGTAAAGTCCGAATACGGTCCAATTGTGGCACCTGCGCCAATTAAAAATGATTACAATATTGCACCGACATTGCCGCCGGCGGTGCCACAACCCAATCAGTCCGTGAAGCCTTTTACGGAAGATATTAGTGAGAACAATCAATTAGCAACGAGTCCGTCGGACTTTCCGAGCACAACGACACCTCAGGAAAGTGGCTCGCAGTTTAGAAATTTTGAGCCGCCATCTTCGTCCCTGCCGAACAATGCATTGCCTTCGAAGGGCACGGCGTGGAAATCGAATGAAGCTAGAAGACCAAAAACATATAATTGCACCGCATGTAACAAGTGGTTCACCAGTTCAGGTCACTTGAAGCGACACTACAACACCACCTTGCATAAAAATGCCGTCAAGTCCAGTGGTCAACCGGATCCGGCTACCTTGCCAATCAGTGTTCATCACCACCCAGGACGAGATCCCAATTATGCTAATAAAGGAAGAAGGGGAACGACAGCTCAAATTCAGCAGCCTATACAACAACCGGTTCCACCACCTGATCCTCCCAGAAGTCCCGACTATGGGTCACAATACAATGCGCCGGGGTTTTCAACGGCGTCCGTTCATCAAGTTGGTCCGAACCAGGGGTTCCACCAGTACACCTCCAACCTACAAACAACTTCATCAACGGTTCCCCCAAACGGGGTAGCAGGTCCCTCCGTCCGAGCCTCCCCACCGAGGGGCCTGCAGATCTTCTCGAACAGCAGCATGCAAACGCTGCAACAGCAGGAGCAAATGGAACAAATGCCTAttatcaccaccaccaccaccagcatcCCATCACCGCTGCACAGTCAGCCCATCATCAGTACAACGGAGCAATACCACCACACCACCAGCCCTTTAACTATCAACACCAGCATCCCATCATTCCAAACCATCCTGCCGGAGGCACCGAGTTATCACCATATTATTGGTAATCAAAGCATATCATCCGATGCTAATGACGTCTTATCGAACGATCAGTACTTTCCGATCAATGGCTACGATGGCGAGGAAACCACCTCCGACGTCACTGGTACAGTAGCACCGATTTCATCGGGGTTTCCTCGATATCCGGGGGGCGCCGAGATGTATCAAGGCGATACGGCGCCCCCCTTTTCACCAAATGTACCGGAGCACTATCAGCAAACAAGCTCGCACTACAACGATCTCCGTACAACTCCAACTCCGCAACTAGCAGCGACGGCCCCTCTACTATCTCCGCCGCCGAATTCACCCAGGGTTTCATCGACCGGCGCTACTGGTCCCAGCGAATTGCACCGTTGTGAGGAGTGCGATAAAGTTTTCAACAAAGCGTGTTATCTAACCCAACACAACAAAACGTTCCACTCTGGTGACAAACCGTTCAAATGTCAACGCTGCGGAAAGAGATTCTCCTGCGATCAGGAACAAGCGGAACACCTGGCCAAACATGGCG GAAAACCATTCAAATGCGAATTATGTCCTAAGCAGTTTAATCACAAAACCGATCTCCGACGCCACATGTGTCTCCACAATGGTTCCAAGCCGTACGCTTGTACCCAGTGTGGCAAAGGATTTATCCGCAAGGATCACATGCTGAAACATTGCGAAACTCATCGGAAGAGAACCAATTCCAGCGCCGCCAAGAAAGCAGCGATTGGTAAGTTCGGTATGCATGCCAACTCTAAGATCGCCGCCATCGTTGGTGACGAATGA